The nucleotide window AACCTGGCCGTAGCGGAAGTGATGCTGAAGAAAGAAGGCTGACGTATGCTGAATGACAATCCTTTCTTCTATGTTAACCATCTCATTTTATTTGGAATTTGGACGGCTTTTCATGGGACATTTCTGCATTCCAAAGAACCTCGGAATGCCTTTTTCCCCAAGCTGTATCTGGCTATCACGATCAATGCCATCATCAACTATATTCTGTTTTTTCTGTTTGCGGATTTCTTTTCTGTCAATCTGGTACGAACGCTGTTTACCGTAATCATGCTTTATCTAGTCCTGCGGCTGATGATCCGGGATACGCGAATGAACACCCTGTTTGCTGTACTTTTTCATGTGCTGTGCCTGGTGATTTCAGAAATGCTGGCGATTTTGATCATGCTGGCGGGCAGCGGCTTCGATCAGCTCGCGTTTGAAGAAGCTTCGTTTTTTACAACTTCGGGTTTTTTGGTAATGGATGGAATTCAAGGACTTCTTTTTGGTTTGATCTTGATTCTGAAAAAGAAAGTCTTTCCTAACATTGACTGGCAGAAACAGGCGCGCTTGGTCCCGCTGCTGGCCATTCATGCCGGCTGGATCTATCTCTTATCTTATAAACTGATCTATGCCTATGAAATGACTGTGAACTTAACAGGTTTTCTGATCGTATCCTGGATTTGTGTGCAGGGCGCTTCGTTTTTCTTAATTCGGAGTCTGCTGAAAATGAAAACAGCGAAAGAACGAGCTGAACTTGAACATCAAAACAATCTTGAAATTCAGGCTCAGCTGATGGAGCTGCATGCGAAGCAAAGCGTCATGAACAAAGTGTGGGCATCCATTCAGTCCCAGGCATCCGAATGGAATGTCGATCAAATTCGTGCGGCATATGATCAGATTGGTTCTATCCGGAATTCTTTATACTGTGATCATCCTTCTGTCAACGCTTTGCTGGCTTCCTTTCAGCGTCAGTTTGATGCGAAAGATATTGAATTTACGGTGGAGATCAAGGCTTCTTTCGCTTCGGGCTTCGATGATTTTGATCTGAACACATTGTTGGCAAACCTGTTAAAAAATGCCCTGGAAGCGGCTCAGGACAGTCCGCAGGCTTTTGTTCATTTAACGATTACCCAGCACAAGCAGATGATTTTAATCCGTTGTGAAAATACCAATGGCAGAATGCATTCCAGTCCGAAGCTGATTCAGGGCAATGGCAAGAAAATTATCACGCAGCTGGCTGAACGTTACCATGGACAGGCCCGGTGGAATAAACAAGCCCGCACTACAACCGCAGAAGTGCTGCTGAACAAAGACGATTCAAAATTGTGTGAAACAGATTAAAAGAACCGCAGTTTTGTTATTCTGCGGACTCGATGTCAAAGAATTGTTTCATAATCGCATTCATCGTTGCTTTTTTATAACTGCGGGAGATCGGGATGAACGTATCATTGAATAAAATAAGCCCCTTGGTTTCTACGGATTTGACATAGTTCAAATTCGCGATGTAGGAACGATGGGTCTGCACAAAGGATTGCGGCAGCTTTGGCAGATAGTCATCAAATACGGCATAGGTGATGATTTGCATCGTGGATTCAAGCGAATCGCTTTTCTGTGAACCCGCTTTGGTCATCCGACAGTTAAAGATGATTTTGCGGCGGTCTTTCTCCAGGTAAAGGATATCTTGATACAGAATCAGCCGAGGATGCCGATTAATCATGACCGTTAAGGAATCCTGCCCGGTTTGTCTGCCCTGCAGAACGTTCAGCGCTTTATTCATTGCGAGGGGCAGCCGTTTTTCCAAGTCTTCCTTTAACAGGCAGTAAACATGCTGACAAAGATAGACGTCAGGAAAATACTGAAGATATCCGGTAATAAAAATAATCTGTAATTCAGGGGCGATCACAGAGCATTTCTGAGCCAATTCCAGACTCGTCTGTTTTTCAGCCTCAAATCGAATGTCCAGTAAAAGCAGATCAAATTGGCCCTCAAAAATCTGATCCTGAAGCTCCTGCAGGGAAGTCCAGGTTGTAATATAAGCCTCAGTCCTTCTTTCTTTGAGAATTGCCTGAGCTAACTGCCTGATTTTTTCCAGCTCATAGGGCGCATCATCACAGATGGCAACTCGAATCACAATTATTCCCCCCATATCATTTCAAAATGAAATTGCTTAACCATAATAGATAATCTTATTTTAACATGAAGCCGCTTCCTATTTCTATTTTATACGAAAAATAAATCGAACGTCTATTCTGTGAATTTGGAATCTGCAATAATAGAAGTGTTCTTTTCCAGATATTCGAGAAAGAAATACATTAATTCTTATAGAAACGACCACTTATGTTTCATTGATGACCACTTACACAGAATTCATAGTCAATGTGTGAGGAGTCAGGTACAATAATCTCAACTGAAGGGGAGGGATCGATATGGCCAGAATGGGAATCACAATACTGATTACGCTGATCCTATTCGCAGCCGGCTTGCTATGGATACTGACGTATTCTAAATATCAGCGGCAGGAAATTCAGGGAGCGGAAACAGCGATGAACGGCAGTCCGCAGTCCATCGTGATGGTGGGCGCCGGATTGGCACTCTTATTGCTGCAATGGGATTCTCCGGTCTCCCCGCTGCAGTGGCTGATGTTTGCGGCGGCTGCGGTGGGCCTTATTCACTTGACACGGAATCTGCGGCAGGGATTATTTGCCGGGGCCGGCTTATTGTTGTTGGCGGGCATGCTGATGAAGGGGGTATGGAATGAGGCGTTAGTCCAGCGGATGCTGCCATTGGTTTTCTTTATGGGATACGAATGCTTGGCCGCTGGATTCTATGCCAGTTCGTCAGAACCCGTCGTTCGCCGGCGTTTTCAAAATTTAATGGGATGGCTGGCCTTGATGTTTGCTCTGGTACTGCTTGCCCGTGTGAATGCTCAATGGATGTCTATGCAGTCATTCTTTCAATTGATCTGTGCCTATAAAGTCTATTCACGAGCTTTGGATTTCAGGGAACAGTTCTATTTCGTGCAGAAACAGAGTCGAACAGTCCATTGGAAACCAATTCAGGCCGGCTTGCTTTTCGCTGCCGCAGCAATCCTGCTTGCGGCAACGCAGACTGGATTAATCCGCTCAGAAATTAAAAATTCTCAGCCTGCAGTCTGGGTTTATCGAACAGAAGATGAACATCTGAGCAATGTGATTGTGATTCAAGGCCGGCAGGTTAAGATCAACTTAGCCTATCCGGTCAGCGAGGCTTATCAAGATACCACTGTTTCATTGAAAATCACTGAAAGCGATACGGGGGAGATCGTCTATGAAACCGAAGAAGCATTGGATGACGGACAGACGGAAGCGGGCAGTTATTGGATTCTCAGCGAACGTCCGGGTCTGAATTTAGCCGATCGTCAGCCAAAACCCTGGACAATCAGCTGGTCAATCCGCAGAGGAGATCAGGTTCTGGAGGCGCAGACTTTGAACTGTGAACCTACGATGATCCCTACCTTTGCGGGAGAAGGCCGGTACTTTCAAATTTACAATCTGGCGGCAGGCTATGGCTATTTTTCCAGTGCTGAGGTCATTGCCAAGAACACGCTTCAGATCAATCTTCTGCGGTATCGTAATTTAAAATATCGAATTACAATGTTTGATGCACAGGGACAAGCGGTAGTTGAGAGTACTTCTTCCGGAACGTTGGGATTGACAGAAACGGTAAGCATGAGCCGTTCCGGCTGGGGTGTTGATTTTACAGATAATGAAGCTGTCCGCGGCGAAATCACGGTTTGGGTCAGCGATCCGAAAGGGAAGAAGTTCTATGAGGAAACGATAGAGCTGGTGAAGCAGCCATGATCAATCTGATTTGTCGGCCAGAGCATGAGGAACAGCTGCGTCAGCGGCTTAAATCCTTTGAATCACTGGATTTAACTCTGGTTGAAAAAGGTGTGGATTATAATTCGATCGGCATTCAATTTCAAATGGCGGATCTTGATGAATTAATCGCTTTTCTCAACGATCATTTTTTACAAAAGAAAGGCATGACGCTGACTGGACAAAAGGCCGGGCGTACCTATGTCGTGGATTTATCCGATGTTCTGTATATCGAAGGATTGCAGCGTGAAACCTTTGCTTATACAGACAACTTAAGTCTTCAGCTAAACCGCAAGCTGTATCAGCTGCAGGAGGAGCTGTATCCGCGGCAGTTTATTCGAATCAGTAAATCTTATCTCGTCAATCTGGCGAAGGTGGAACAAATTGCCCCCAGTTTTAACGGTAGACTGACGTTAATCTTAAAAAATGGGACCCAGCTGGAGGTCAGCCGCAGCTATGCCCCACATTTTCGCAAAGCGATAGGAATGGAGGGAAAACGATGATTGAACGCTTGATTTATAACGGTATGATCGGGATGGCGATCCCTGTCCTAGCGCAGTTTCTTGATTCCCGCAAGGCGTTGCCGGATTGGATCTGGATTGTTTTGGCTGGCGCTGCCTATGCCCTGTTTTTAGAAAGCTATCGGATCTGGATGCAGTCTTTGCAGCGGGGGCAGACAGGCATTACAATCGCAAGTGTGTTCGTCTTAGCCGTCGTTGTTTTCAGTCATTTCACGTTTGAAGGTTTGATTCTATGGATCGCTTTAAGTCTTTCCATGATTTCCTTAGTTCGCTCAACAAAGAAATATACGCAGGCTTTGGATCACTTTAAGCAGCAGCTGCAGGAAGATCAGGATGATCAATGAAGGAAAGTCAGAAAGGAATACCGAGGTTAAACGTATGGAATGGGAAGCAATAATCAATTGGCTCAATCAGGACACCGAACCACAGAAATCCCTGGTGGTCATGTTATGCGGTATAGCCGGTTCCGGAAAAACTACATTGGCGAAACGTCTGGAGAAAATGGGGTTTCTCAGGCTGTCGATCGATGAGGAAGTCTGGCAGCAATATGGCCAATATGATGTCGATTATCCAGCTTCTGCTTATGCCCAGTTATCCGCAGCGGTTGAAAACCAGCTGAAAAATCAGCTCGATGAAGCAATTCATGAAAAAAAGTCGGTGGTAATCGACTTTAGTTTCTGGAG belongs to Holdemania massiliensis and includes:
- a CDS encoding GHKL domain-containing protein gives rise to the protein MLNDNPFFYVNHLILFGIWTAFHGTFLHSKEPRNAFFPKLYLAITINAIINYILFFLFADFFSVNLVRTLFTVIMLYLVLRLMIRDTRMNTLFAVLFHVLCLVISEMLAILIMLAGSGFDQLAFEEASFFTTSGFLVMDGIQGLLFGLILILKKKVFPNIDWQKQARLVPLLAIHAGWIYLLSYKLIYAYEMTVNLTGFLIVSWICVQGASFFLIRSLLKMKTAKERAELEHQNNLEIQAQLMELHAKQSVMNKVWASIQSQASEWNVDQIRAAYDQIGSIRNSLYCDHPSVNALLASFQRQFDAKDIEFTVEIKASFASGFDDFDLNTLLANLLKNALEAAQDSPQAFVHLTITQHKQMILIRCENTNGRMHSSPKLIQGNGKKIITQLAERYHGQARWNKQARTTTAEVLLNKDDSKLCETD
- a CDS encoding LytR/AlgR family response regulator transcription factor: MIRVAICDDAPYELEKIRQLAQAILKERRTEAYITTWTSLQELQDQIFEGQFDLLLLDIRFEAEKQTSLELAQKCSVIAPELQIIFITGYLQYFPDVYLCQHVYCLLKEDLEKRLPLAMNKALNVLQGRQTGQDSLTVMINRHPRLILYQDILYLEKDRRKIIFNCRMTKAGSQKSDSLESTMQIITYAVFDDYLPKLPQSFVQTHRSYIANLNYVKSVETKGLILFNDTFIPISRSYKKATMNAIMKQFFDIESAE
- a CDS encoding LytTR family DNA-binding domain-containing protein; translation: MINLICRPEHEEQLRQRLKSFESLDLTLVEKGVDYNSIGIQFQMADLDELIAFLNDHFLQKKGMTLTGQKAGRTYVVDLSDVLYIEGLQRETFAYTDNLSLQLNRKLYQLQEELYPRQFIRISKSYLVNLAKVEQIAPSFNGRLTLILKNGTQLEVSRSYAPHFRKAIGMEGKR
- a CDS encoding AAA family ATPase, with amino-acid sequence MINEGKSERNTEVKRMEWEAIINWLNQDTEPQKSLVVMLCGIAGSGKTTLAKRLEKMGFLRLSIDEEVWQQYGQYDVDYPASAYAQLSAAVENQLKNQLDEAIHEKKSVVIDFSFWSKKNREAYRERIIKAGGQVRLLYLQASPDLLRSRLRQRAKHIEANAAFEITDTILEGYLQSFEVPQGEGELIIKQK